One window from the genome of Magnolia sinica isolate HGM2019 chromosome 4, MsV1, whole genome shotgun sequence encodes:
- the LOC131242265 gene encoding uncharacterized protein LOC131242265 isoform X2, with protein sequence MERNTPVRKPHTSTADLLTWSENPQLDYSSIESSTTGSRPTIRTHQPAGGISKVLFGGQMTEEEVESLMKRKPCSGPKMKEMTGSGIFAADGENGAPESGSTTSTPNNRTGLRIYQQAVSAMSQISFSADESVSPKKPTSLTEVAKQRELSGTLESETEAKTNKQQSDAKSKELSGHDIFGPPPEIPSRPLSQHSLELKDSKDIGEPSPRNPAGGQSNIMFSEETVMKTAKKIHNQKFAELTGNDIFKGDAPPGSAEKPLSVAKLREMSGSDIFADGKAASRDYLGGVRKPPGGESSIALV encoded by the exons ATGGAAAGAAACACCCCTGTTCGAAAACCCCACACATCTACAGCAGATCTCCTCACATGGTCCGAAAATCCACAGCTCGATTACTCCTCCATCGAATCCTCCACCACAGGATCGCGTCCTACGATCCGTACGCACCAG CCGGCCGGCGGGATCAGCAAGGTGCTCTTTGGAGGGCAGATGACCGAAGAAGAGGTGGAGAGTCTCATGAAAAG GAAACCATGTTCCGGCCCTAAAATGAAGGAGATGACTGGTAGCGGTATCTTTGCAGCTGATGGTGAAAATGGAGCACCAGAATCTGGCAGCACCACCTCCACTCCTAATAACAGAACCGGATTACGAATTTACCAG CAAGCAGTTAGTGCAATGAGCCAGATCTCATTCAGTGCTGATGAGAGTGTTTCACCCAAGAAGCCAACCTCACTGACAGAGGTTGCAAAGCAGCGGGAGCTAAGTGGGACTCTAGAGAGTGAGACAGAGGCTAAGACGAACAAGCAGCAGTCAGATGCAAAGTCCAAGGAGCTCAGTGGGCATGACATCTTCGGTCCTCCTCCCGAGATTCCATCCAGGCCACTCTCACAGCACTCATTAGAGTTGAAGGACAGCAAAGACATTGGGGAACCCTCACCACGAAAC CCTGCTGGAGGTCAGAGCAATATCATGTTTAGTGAGGAGACGGTGATGAAGACAGCAAAAAAGATTCACAACCAGAAGTTTGCAGAGCTGACAGGCAATGACATATTCAAAGGGGATGCCCCTCCAGGATCAGCCGAGAAGCCACTGAGCGTCGCAAAGCTGAGGGAGATGAGCGGCAGCGATATCTTCGCCGATGGGAAGGCAGCTTCCAGAGACTACCTGGGTGGTGTCCGCAAGCCCCCTGGCGGGGAGAGCAGTATCGCACTGGTTTGA
- the LOC131242265 gene encoding uncharacterized protein LOC131242265 isoform X1 has protein sequence MERNTPVRKPHTSTADLLTWSENPQLDYSSIESSTTGSRPTIRTHQPAGGISKVLFGGQMTEEEVESLMKRKPCSGPKMKEMTGSGIFAADGENGAPESGSTTSTPNNRTGLRIYQQAVSAMSQISFSADESVSPKKPTSLTEVAKQRELSGTLESETEAKTNKQQSDAKSKELSGHDIFGPPPEIPSRPLSQHSLELKDSKDIGEPSPRNVRTSVEVSNPAGGQSNIMFSEETVMKTAKKIHNQKFAELTGNDIFKGDAPPGSAEKPLSVAKLREMSGSDIFADGKAASRDYLGGVRKPPGGESSIALV, from the exons ATGGAAAGAAACACCCCTGTTCGAAAACCCCACACATCTACAGCAGATCTCCTCACATGGTCCGAAAATCCACAGCTCGATTACTCCTCCATCGAATCCTCCACCACAGGATCGCGTCCTACGATCCGTACGCACCAG CCGGCCGGCGGGATCAGCAAGGTGCTCTTTGGAGGGCAGATGACCGAAGAAGAGGTGGAGAGTCTCATGAAAAG GAAACCATGTTCCGGCCCTAAAATGAAGGAGATGACTGGTAGCGGTATCTTTGCAGCTGATGGTGAAAATGGAGCACCAGAATCTGGCAGCACCACCTCCACTCCTAATAACAGAACCGGATTACGAATTTACCAG CAAGCAGTTAGTGCAATGAGCCAGATCTCATTCAGTGCTGATGAGAGTGTTTCACCCAAGAAGCCAACCTCACTGACAGAGGTTGCAAAGCAGCGGGAGCTAAGTGGGACTCTAGAGAGTGAGACAGAGGCTAAGACGAACAAGCAGCAGTCAGATGCAAAGTCCAAGGAGCTCAGTGGGCATGACATCTTCGGTCCTCCTCCCGAGATTCCATCCAGGCCACTCTCACAGCACTCATTAGAGTTGAAGGACAGCAAAGACATTGGGGAACCCTCACCACGAAACGTACGCACATCTGTGGAAGTCTCTAAC CCTGCTGGAGGTCAGAGCAATATCATGTTTAGTGAGGAGACGGTGATGAAGACAGCAAAAAAGATTCACAACCAGAAGTTTGCAGAGCTGACAGGCAATGACATATTCAAAGGGGATGCCCCTCCAGGATCAGCCGAGAAGCCACTGAGCGTCGCAAAGCTGAGGGAGATGAGCGGCAGCGATATCTTCGCCGATGGGAAGGCAGCTTCCAGAGACTACCTGGGTGGTGTCCGCAAGCCCCCTGGCGGGGAGAGCAGTATCGCACTGGTTTGA